Proteins found in one Quercus robur chromosome 2, dhQueRobu3.1, whole genome shotgun sequence genomic segment:
- the LOC126694312 gene encoding uncharacterized protein LOC126694312, whose protein sequence is MSAALRMLGYGVTADFLDEYVRIAKSTAMMSLKKIVAAVVAIFSEQYLRSPNNEDIARLLAHSQNRGFPGYYLADGIYPKWSTFVKTISSPLGDKRKLFAKTQEAYRKGVERAFGVLQARFAIVRGPARFFYQETLHDIMKVCIILHNMIIENELDEAEAADFDYEQIDEISCTPMSL, encoded by the exons ATGTCTGCTGCACTTAGGATGCTTGGTTATGGAGTAACAGCtgattttttggatgaatatgTGAGAATAGCCAAAAGCACTGCAATGATGAGTctgaaaaaaattgttgcagCAGTGGTTGCTATTTTCTCAGAGCAATACTTGAGGTCACCAAACAATGAAGACATCGCTAGATTGTTAGCTCATAGCCAAAACCGTGGATTTCCAG GATACTATCTTGCTGATGGTATATATCCAAAATGGTCAACATTTGTGAAGACAATCTCATCTCCACTaggagataaaagaaaattatttgcaaaaactCAGGAGGCATATAGGAAGGGCGTAGAGCGTGCATTTGGAGTGCTTCAAGCGCGATTTGCAATTGTACGTGGACCTGCACGGTTTTTCTATCAAGAAACACTACATGACATTATGAAAGTATGCATAATTCTTCATAACATGATTATTGAAAATGAGCTTGATGAAGCTGAAGCAGCGGACTTTGATTATGAACaaattgatgagatttcatGTACACCAATGTCACTTTAG